The genomic DNA CCATTTCGTTAAATTTATTAATGTAAGCCATTTTGAAATCGTTGTGACCTTGAATATTGAACATGTATAAAGTGAAACCATCTTTAGTTAATAGGTATTCTTTATATTCTCTACCTCTTTCGCTTTTATAAGTGTTTGGGATAATCTCACTCCCCAGATTTGGGGACTGAGATTTTAAAATGTTCTCTAAATCCCTTTTTACATGATCGTGTCTTCTTTCTAATTCCTCTGCTACTACTCGACTAGAAACAACTGCTCCTAATTCTGAATTGTTTTCAATTTGTATTTCTTGTAATGCTTGCATATTGTTTATGCTCCTTTCGTGTATAATTTAGTTATCGCTACTGCGATGGTGGGTGGTGATAAGATTGAAACCTAACTATAACTTTAGTATCAATGTTAGAAATGCCGGTAAGTTTGAAGAAACACCATGTGAATTTGTAGATGGTAGCAAAGGTGTTCGATTAGCTTACGAAAATGGTTTGGTCGTAACAATCCACGTTGACGGCAATAATATTGATATACGTTCAAGTCACCGATTAATTTCGGTTGATGAAAACCCTTTAACTTTTGATGTTGATATGAATACAAAAAATCCTAAATAATTTTTTTACCATCAACAGTTAAAGACAATGTATTTTTATTTTGGAGATGTAAGAGGTCGATTGTCGTAAGCAATTCCTCTTTGCTCCATTTTTCTTTTTCTGCTAGTTCGATGATTTTTACTGCTATTTCATGAATCTTTTTTAAATCTTGCATTTGTTATCCTCCTTTAAGTTTTTTGGTGCTCTTTGTTACCATTTTGGTGACATCTAGGTAAAAAAATATCTTCCATATTTTTATTGAATAATTTTGAGATTATAAACATCTCATCTAAATTAAATGGCGTCTTGCTTTGTTCTTTATTGATATAAGAATTTCTACTTATATTTAAAATTTTCGCCATTTCATCTTGAGTATATTTCCCTTTTCTCAAGCCATATAGTTTATGTTGCATTGCGTTAGCACCTCCTGACAAATACAACTATAGCACCAATACGGTGACATGTAAATAGTCTTTTGCAAATTTTTTTGTGTTTTTGTAAAATTCAGGCTACCAAAATGGTGACATATAATGTATAATTAATTTAACAAAACAACGGAGGAAATTAAAAATGAATCAAGAAGAACTAGCAATTTATGTTGGAAATCAGATAAAAGAACATAGAGAAAAACGTGGTTTAACTCAACAAGGTTTAGCTGATAAATTAAATGTTAGTAGACAAGCTGTAAGTAGATATGAAAAAGGTTTAAGAAAGGCTAATCAAGATACACTTTTTGAACTTTCTCATATTTTAAAATGCAGTATTAATGATTTCTTTCCTAAAGAAGAATCAACAGAAGAACCCCAAACATTAGCAGCGCATCTAGAGGGTGAACTTAAACAAGAAGATGTTGATTACATAATGAGTCTAATTGATAGATTTAAAAACGAAGATAAATAAAGGGATTGGTTTTAATGTCACGTTACGAACAATTACTTGCTGAGAATGAACACATTAAAATTAAAGATACACATTCGCTACCTGATGGGTATAGTGGTTTCTATAAGGATGGAATAATTCTTATAGATAAAGACCTATCCGAAACACGCAAAGCCGAAGTCTTATACGAGGAACTAGCACATCACAAACTTACATATGGGAATATCTTAGATCAATCTAAAGACATAAATCGCAAATTTGAAAACTACGCAAGACGTCATGGATACGAGGCCGCACTGCCCTTGCGTATTATTGTAGAGGCACATCACTACGGTGTAAGTAACTTATACGAACTAGCGGAATACGTTCAGTTAAGTGAAGAACACGTATTAGAAATATTGGAACATTACAAACAAAAACATGGTATTGGAACTCACTATGGCGATTACTCTATTACGTTTGAGCCGTTGAGGGTTTTTAAATATAAAGAAATATAAACAAAGGAGAAATGTAGAATGAAAGAACCGCCGCATAATAGACTTACATTTAAAGAGAGTATGACAGAAGGCAAATATCTGACGACAATAACTAAAGAAGAAAAAATTCGTTATAAAAAATTATCTGTTGAAGAAAAAAGAAAAGTATTAAATGATTTCAACGCTTCTACACCGCAAAAGGACGACAAAGTTAGCTTATTCGATTATATGAAACGCACTATGTTAAAACATGGTTTAGACGAAGTGACTTCTATTACAGAAAATGCTCTTTTAAAAAACGAACCAGGCAAACATATCGACAGTTTTATGACGCGATTAAGTAGTTTTTCGACAACAAAAGATGGAACAACTGTTTTCACATATGAGTTAATCAATCAAAACTTTGTCGTTATAAAAATATTAGATGAACAACTGAAACAAAATAAAAAGATAATAGAACAAAATAACGAAATTATCAGTTTACTTAAACAAATAGCTAATAAAGGAGAAATGTAGAATGAAAAAGTTTTTATTTTTAATATTTGCAAGTTTATTAGTATTAGGTGCATGTGGACAAGATGAGGATAACTCGAATAAAGATGATAATAAAAAGTCAGAAAGTAAATCAGACAAAAAGTCTAATGATCCAAAGAAAGATAAAAAATTAGAAAACAAAGATAAATCGAACAAAAACGCTAATGATGATAAACAACAAGATAGTTCAGATGATAGTAATAACGATACTGCTAACAACGAATCTGAAAGCACATCTAAAAACGATAATGGGAAAACTCAAAATGCTAACGGTAATAATGAACGTCCACAAGGTAAGACAGTTCAACCAACGCAACAAAACAACCAGCAACAAGCTAACAACAACCAACAACAAAGTAGCAATCAACAATCACAAAATAACAATGATTATATGACACAAGATGAAATTAACGAATGGAATAAAAACAAGCCTACTACACATAACGAGTCGCAAATGGGATATGGACGTGCGGAATATGAAGAGGCGCGTAAAGCAAGCGAGCAAGTTTGGGATGACCCTAACGCTCATGTAGGTGGTCCAATCTGGGTAGGTAAAAACGAAGGTTACGACAGTTGGGCTAAAAGACAACAAGAGGTACAAAACACGCCAGCTCAATAAATTTTATGGGTAGTCCACCTACCCTTATTATTTTTTACCTTTTTTGAGGAGGGATAGCATGCAAACACGATGTTATGACGGTAAAAAATGGCAATATGAGTTTAAATATGATGGTAAGAGGTATCGAAAGAAAGGTTTTAGAACGAAACGTGAGGCAAACTCTGCAG from Staphylococcus taiwanensis includes the following:
- a CDS encoding helix-turn-helix domain-containing protein, with amino-acid sequence MQHKLYGLRKGKYTQDEMAKILNISRNSYINKEQSKTPFNLDEMFIISKLFNKNMEDIFLPRCHQNGNKEHQKT
- a CDS encoding helix-turn-helix transcriptional regulator; translated protein: MNQEELAIYVGNQIKEHREKRGLTQQGLADKLNVSRQAVSRYEKGLRKANQDTLFELSHILKCSINDFFPKEESTEEPQTLAAHLEGELKQEDVDYIMSLIDRFKNEDK
- a CDS encoding ImmA/IrrE family metallo-endopeptidase; the encoded protein is MSRYEQLLAENEHIKIKDTHSLPDGYSGFYKDGIILIDKDLSETRKAEVLYEELAHHKLTYGNILDQSKDINRKFENYARRHGYEAALPLRIIVEAHHYGVSNLYELAEYVQLSEEHVLEILEHYKQKHGIGTHYGDYSITFEPLRVFKYKEI